A stretch of bacterium DNA encodes these proteins:
- a CDS encoding TOBE domain-containing protein, translating to MKPGARNQIRAKVTSVTRGEVMSLVKFEAEAPAAMASVLTSESVDELALQVGDRVTLLVKAVHVMPVKE from the coding sequence ATGAAGCCTGGAGCCCGCAACCAGATTCGCGCCAAGGTCACCTCCGTGACGCGCGGCGAGGTCATGTCCCTGGTCAAGTTCGAGGCGGAGGCGCCCGCCGCCATGGCCTCCGTCCTCACCAGCGAGTCCGTCGACGAGCTGGCCCTTCAGGTGGGCGATCGCGTCACCCTCCTGGTGAAGGCCGTGCATGTCATGCCGGTGAAGGAATAG
- a CDS encoding YnfA family protein has product MALKTLGLFLLTAVAEILGCYLPYLWLREGRSAWLLLPAALSLALFAWLLSLHPTAAGRVYAAYGGVYVGVALLWLWAVDGLRPTMWDLVGAAVALAGMAIIMFAPRGA; this is encoded by the coding sequence ATGGCCCTGAAGACTCTCGGTCTCTTCCTTCTCACCGCGGTGGCGGAGATTCTCGGCTGCTATCTGCCCTACCTCTGGTTGCGGGAGGGAAGGAGCGCCTGGTTGCTGCTGCCGGCGGCCCTCAGCCTGGCCCTCTTCGCCTGGCTGCTCTCCCTGCACCCCACGGCGGCGGGACGCGTCTACGCCGCCTACGGTGGGGTCTACGTGGGCGTCGCCCTCCTCTGGTTGTGGGCCGTGGACGGTTTGCGCCCCACCATGTGGGATCTTGTGGGGGCGGCCGTTGCGCTGGCTGGCATGGCCATCATCATGTTTGCGCCGCGTGGCGCCTGA